Proteins from a genomic interval of Paenibacillus sp. RC334:
- a CDS encoding amino acid ABC transporter ATP-binding protein: MAEAVEVLLEIRGLDKSFGDRKVLQQIDLEVTKGEVVVVLGPSGCGKSTLLRCLNGLEPVQGGEIQYRGQDLTDKKVNWREIRQHIGMVFQNYELFPHMTVLENILLGPLKVQRRNKQEALKQAEQLLERVGLLDRKDAYPRELSGGQKQRIAIVRALCMNPEIMLFDEVTASLDPEMVREVLDVMRELARQGMTMIIVTHEMGFAKSVGDRIVFMDQGQICEMTTPQQFFTQPETERAQHFLDIFQYETT; encoded by the coding sequence ATGGCAGAGGCTGTGGAGGTTTTGCTGGAGATTCGAGGGCTGGACAAAAGCTTCGGTGATCGAAAGGTACTCCAACAGATTGATCTGGAGGTAACGAAGGGGGAGGTCGTGGTTGTTCTTGGCCCTTCGGGCTGTGGAAAAAGCACACTTCTGCGATGCCTCAATGGTCTGGAGCCAGTCCAAGGCGGAGAAATCCAATATAGAGGGCAGGATCTTACGGATAAAAAAGTGAATTGGCGGGAGATACGACAGCATATCGGGATGGTATTCCAGAACTATGAGCTGTTTCCCCATATGACCGTTTTGGAAAATATATTGCTAGGCCCGCTTAAAGTGCAGCGAAGAAACAAGCAGGAAGCGCTCAAGCAAGCGGAGCAATTATTGGAACGGGTCGGTCTGTTGGATCGCAAGGATGCGTATCCGAGAGAGTTATCAGGCGGACAAAAGCAGCGGATTGCGATTGTACGCGCACTGTGTATGAACCCTGAAATTATGCTCTTTGACGAAGTCACGGCATCCTTGGACCCGGAAATGGTCAGGGAGGTGCTGGATGTGATGCGAGAACTGGCGCGACAGGGAATGACGATGATTATCGTGACGCATGAGATGGGATTCGCCAAGTCGGTGGGGGATCGTATCGTTTTTATGGATCAAGGACAAATATGCGAAATGACCACGCCACAGCAATTTTTTACCCAACCGGAAACAGAGCGTGCCCAGCACTTTCTGGATATATTTCAGTATGAAACTACATAA
- a CDS encoding helix-turn-helix domain-containing protein has product MRETYIPTGVKLKETGFGYTLSLIGGKYKMIIMYWLSENKVMRFNELNRCIGTISFKTQSIMLKELEADGLIIRKEFPQIPPKVEYSLSESGLSLIPLLNMMCEWGEKNSSPALEAVQR; this is encoded by the coding sequence GTGCGCGAAACCTATATTCCAACTGGCGTGAAACTAAAAGAAACTGGCTTTGGATACACGTTGTCCTTAATAGGCGGTAAATATAAAATGATCATTATGTATTGGCTGTCTGAAAATAAGGTAATGCGGTTTAATGAGCTGAATCGATGTATCGGTACCATTTCCTTTAAAACGCAAAGCATCATGTTAAAAGAGCTGGAGGCAGATGGGCTTATCATACGCAAGGAATTTCCCCAAATACCTCCAAAAGTTGAATATTCATTATCTGAAAGTGGTCTTTCTCTCATTCCATTGTTAAATATGATGTGCGAGTGGGGAGAGAAAAACAGTTCGCCAGCTCTGGAGGCTGTACAGCGGTAG
- a CDS encoding PHB depolymerase family esterase, with protein MQRRRFALVLLSFVFLLTIVFPSSSSAAASDVPAPQATLLTQVQPLGEVVSAVVLKYSTNIDGASLSTSSFQVQSVLNDVYTDRTVTGVYTNDSGIITNRSTHGKYVVIELDTQDKNASTLTYDATSGVNRINTLNYYISQKKDIASQKKAVIPATAQTVKATDKVTPIVDDFQKNTFENKDGFKLNYFTFEPKVESGKTYPLVVFLHGNGERGDGNGVNLLANAGAVTWASPEQQAKHPSFVIAPQSPIDLEHKFIWADEPRNSAVADLVRETALKYPIDTNRIYIVGISQGAMGTWRLLEKNLDLFAAGVPIAGLTNYEKAVNMYAPVDPKHVEVLKNVPIWAFHAVDDTSVSPKNSQEMVAAIKAQNGNLIHFTEYEAGIIKPVGHFSWVPALQNQDMIEWLFAQKK; from the coding sequence ATGCAAAGAAGACGTTTCGCCCTTGTTTTACTATCTTTCGTGTTCCTGCTCACGATCGTTTTCCCGTCCTCCAGCTCTGCCGCGGCATCCGATGTACCAGCACCACAGGCTACCCTGCTTACTCAGGTACAGCCTTTGGGTGAAGTCGTTTCTGCTGTTGTACTGAAATACAGCACCAATATTGACGGGGCATCCTTGTCCACTTCCAGCTTTCAGGTTCAATCTGTACTCAATGATGTATACACAGACAGAACCGTGACTGGTGTGTATACCAACGATTCTGGAATCATCACCAACCGCAGTACTCATGGCAAATATGTCGTGATCGAACTGGATACACAGGATAAAAATGCAAGTACCCTTACTTACGATGCAACGAGTGGCGTCAACCGCATCAATACGTTGAATTATTACATTAGTCAAAAGAAAGACATTGCATCTCAAAAGAAAGCAGTCATTCCAGCCACTGCACAGACTGTAAAAGCAACCGATAAAGTTACACCTATCGTGGACGATTTCCAAAAAAACACCTTTGAAAATAAAGACGGCTTCAAACTGAACTACTTTACGTTTGAGCCTAAAGTAGAGTCTGGCAAAACCTACCCGCTGGTTGTGTTCCTGCACGGAAACGGCGAGCGTGGTGACGGAAACGGAGTAAACCTGCTGGCGAATGCTGGTGCCGTTACTTGGGCTTCTCCTGAGCAGCAAGCCAAACACCCTTCCTTCGTAATCGCTCCACAAAGCCCGATTGACCTGGAACATAAATTTATTTGGGCGGATGAGCCGCGCAACAGCGCTGTAGCCGATCTGGTACGTGAAACGGCGTTAAAATATCCGATCGACACTAACCGAATCTATATCGTTGGTATTTCTCAAGGAGCTATGGGAACGTGGAGATTGTTGGAGAAAAATCTTGATTTGTTCGCCGCAGGTGTGCCGATTGCCGGTTTGACCAACTATGAAAAAGCCGTTAACATGTATGCACCTGTTGATCCTAAACACGTGGAAGTATTGAAAAACGTACCTATTTGGGCCTTCCATGCCGTAGACGACACCTCGGTAAGCCCTAAAAACTCGCAAGAAATGGTAGCTGCCATTAAAGCACAAAACGGAAATCTCATTCATTTTACTGAATATGAGGCAGGCATTATCAAACCTGTAGGACACTTCTCATGGGTTCCCGCTTTGCAAAATCAGGATATGATTGAGTGGCTGTTTGCACAAAAGAAATAA
- a CDS encoding MFS transporter: MSNAWKVYLLAAVSFLLGTSEYIIAGILDTVARDVNVSVAAAGQLITVFSLAYAFGTPFLIAFTARMEQRKLLVYSLGVFVIGNIIAVVLPGFGFLLVSRVILALSMGVFVVTSFTVATKMTPPDKQGSAIATILMGFSTSLIIGVPLGRVIASAYDWRLIFEGIGALSILAMIVILLVIPRSNGDESVPLRKQLALIKQPKIIAALMITFLWISGYSTVYTYISPFLLSITGMNSKTVIIALFAFGIASLFGSKLGGYSTDKWGFPRTLFVSMVLHIVALVLLSLSAQSPAIVFLVLIFWALSAWSTSPTQQYHLMTLAPAASGIMVSMNSSVLQLAMGAGAGIGGVFVEQVSLASISWIGAAVVAIAAITVMVYLRVTHSKA; the protein is encoded by the coding sequence ATGTCTAATGCTTGGAAAGTTTACTTATTAGCCGCTGTTAGCTTCTTGCTTGGAACATCCGAGTATATCATAGCAGGGATTCTCGACACAGTTGCAAGAGACGTTAATGTCTCCGTCGCTGCTGCTGGTCAGCTCATTACTGTTTTTTCACTCGCCTATGCTTTTGGAACACCTTTCCTTATCGCATTTACAGCACGAATGGAGCAGCGCAAGCTTTTAGTTTATTCACTTGGTGTATTTGTGATTGGAAATATTATCGCCGTAGTTTTACCTGGCTTTGGATTTCTTTTAGTCTCACGCGTTATTCTTGCACTAAGCATGGGAGTATTCGTTGTAACCTCCTTTACTGTCGCTACCAAGATGACTCCACCTGATAAACAGGGAAGTGCAATTGCAACAATCCTTATGGGCTTTAGCACCTCGTTGATTATCGGTGTTCCGCTAGGCAGAGTTATTGCTTCCGCTTATGATTGGAGATTGATCTTCGAAGGAATCGGTGCACTTAGTATTCTTGCGATGATCGTTATACTCTTAGTCATCCCACGCTCAAATGGCGATGAGTCGGTTCCCTTGCGCAAACAGCTTGCTTTAATTAAGCAACCGAAAATAATTGCAGCCCTAATGATCACTTTCTTATGGATTTCTGGTTATTCTACGGTCTACACCTACATTTCTCCCTTCCTGCTGTCGATTACAGGGATGAACAGTAAAACAGTTATCATTGCTTTATTCGCTTTCGGGATTGCCAGCTTATTCGGCTCAAAGCTTGGCGGCTATAGTACGGATAAATGGGGATTCCCTCGTACTTTATTTGTCAGTATGGTACTGCATATAGTAGCCTTAGTTCTACTGTCATTATCAGCCCAATCGCCTGCTATCGTTTTCCTTGTGCTCATATTTTGGGCTCTCTCTGCTTGGTCAACAAGTCCAACTCAGCAATATCACTTAATGACGCTTGCTCCGGCGGCCTCAGGCATTATGGTGAGTATGAATAGTTCAGTTTTACAGCTTGCTATGGGTGCTGGTGCAGGAATTGGAGGCGTTTTCGTGGAACAAGTTTCCTTAGCTTCGATTAGCTGGATTGGAGCTGCGGTTGTTGCCATCGCTGCAATAACCGTTATGGTATATTTACGAGTAACCCACTCCAAAGCTTGA
- a CDS encoding amino acid ABC transporter permease: MQNSGINVLFEGSNFERLLGGLLVTMEIAFISIVIGTVLGIVMGLLRTLKSGPIRFVLRLYLETFRIIPILVWLYVVYFGFTPLLNVNISGELTAIIVFSLWGAAEIGDIVRGALESLPKHQVESGQALGLTYGQLYRHVLIPQAVRRMLPGSINLATRMIKTTSLVVLIGVVEVVKVGQQIIELGVIKAPAASFWVYGFIFILYFLVCYPLSRLSKRFERRWQN, translated from the coding sequence ATGCAGAATTCGGGGATTAATGTGCTTTTTGAAGGTTCCAATTTTGAGCGTCTGTTAGGTGGGTTACTCGTTACGATGGAAATTGCATTTATTTCGATTGTGATCGGCACAGTGCTGGGCATCGTGATGGGGCTATTGCGCACTTTAAAGTCGGGACCGATTCGATTTGTATTACGGCTTTATCTGGAGACGTTTCGCATTATTCCGATTTTGGTTTGGCTGTATGTCGTGTACTTCGGCTTCACGCCTTTGCTGAATGTGAACATTAGCGGGGAGCTAACGGCAATTATCGTGTTTAGCTTATGGGGTGCGGCGGAGATCGGTGACATCGTTCGTGGTGCGCTCGAATCGTTACCCAAGCATCAGGTGGAATCCGGGCAAGCACTGGGTCTGACGTATGGACAGTTATACCGTCATGTGCTCATTCCTCAGGCGGTGCGCCGAATGCTGCCGGGTTCTATTAATCTGGCGACACGGATGATCAAAACAACGTCATTGGTGGTGTTGATTGGCGTGGTAGAGGTGGTAAAGGTCGGACAACAGATTATTGAGCTTGGTGTGATTAAAGCGCCTGCTGCATCCTTTTGGGTGTACGGTTTTATTTTTATACTATATTTTCTCGTATGCTATCCGTTGTCCAGACTTTCCAAAAGATTCGAACGCAGATGGCAAAATTAG
- a CDS encoding amino acid ABC transporter permease: protein MNLDWEFIVESLPLYGEAMWLTLKIAFWAILFSLIVGLLCSIVLYYKVKGISGIIVAYIELSRNTPLLVQLYFLYYGFTKIGLHMSEMTCAIIGMTFLGGGYMAEAFRGGIEAVSKTQTESGLSLGLSKVQLARYVILPQAFAISVPSLGANAIFLLKETSIVGAIALLDIMNVAKDLIGMYYKTAESLILLVLAYLVLLLPLSMLLTWVERKVRYAEFGD from the coding sequence ATGAATTTAGACTGGGAGTTTATCGTAGAGAGCTTGCCGCTGTATGGTGAGGCGATGTGGCTTACACTGAAGATTGCTTTTTGGGCCATACTTTTTTCGCTGATCGTCGGTTTGCTGTGCAGTATCGTGTTGTATTACAAGGTGAAGGGTATCAGCGGCATTATTGTAGCGTATATTGAGCTTTCCCGAAATACACCGCTGCTGGTACAGTTGTATTTTCTGTACTATGGTTTTACAAAAATTGGGTTGCATATGAGTGAAATGACGTGCGCCATCATTGGTATGACCTTTTTGGGCGGAGGGTATATGGCAGAGGCGTTCCGTGGTGGGATTGAAGCAGTGAGTAAAACTCAGACGGAATCCGGGCTTAGCTTGGGACTGTCCAAGGTGCAACTGGCGCGGTATGTTATTTTGCCACAGGCCTTTGCTATCAGTGTTCCGTCGTTGGGTGCGAATGCGATTTTTCTGCTCAAAGAAACCTCCATTGTTGGCGCCATTGCTTTGCTAGATATTATGAATGTGGCAAAAGACCTGATCGGCATGTACTACAAAACGGCGGAATCGCTGATTCTGCTGGTGCTGGCTTATCTCGTCCTGCTTTTGCCTTTGTCGATGCTGCTGACATGGGTGGAAAGGAAGGTGCGATATGCAGAATTCGGGGATTAA
- a CDS encoding cysteine ABC transporter substrate-binding protein: MKKGLKLTALLLAVSLLLIGLTGCAGAGGNTNGSSGSAKFASIEDIKKNGKIRIGVFADKPPFGYVDSEGKNQGFDVYIAKRFAKDLLGDESKVEFVLVDAASRVAYLQSNKVDIIMANFTVTDERKEKVDFTNPYMKLSFGIVSPDSAPITTIDQLKNSDQKLIVAKGTTAETYFTKNYPDIKLLKFDQYTEIFSALKDKRGAAIANDNTELIAWAKANPGFTVTIPAFGGQDTIAPAVAKGNKELLDWINNELATLGKENFVHQAYKDTLTSVYGEGFTDQLVVEGGKVE, encoded by the coding sequence ATGAAAAAAGGGTTGAAGTTAACGGCATTATTGCTGGCTGTAAGCCTGCTGCTTATCGGATTGACGGGCTGCGCAGGAGCAGGTGGCAATACCAATGGCAGTTCTGGCTCGGCAAAATTTGCTTCAATTGAGGACATTAAAAAGAACGGCAAAATCCGAATTGGTGTATTCGCGGATAAGCCTCCTTTTGGCTACGTGGATTCAGAAGGGAAAAATCAGGGCTTTGACGTATATATTGCGAAACGATTTGCCAAGGATCTACTGGGCGATGAGTCCAAGGTAGAGTTCGTGCTGGTGGATGCCGCCAGCCGGGTCGCTTATTTGCAATCCAACAAGGTAGACATCATCATGGCTAACTTTACCGTGACGGACGAGCGCAAAGAAAAGGTCGATTTTACTAATCCATACATGAAATTATCCTTTGGCATTGTATCACCCGACAGCGCTCCGATCACTACGATTGATCAATTGAAGAACTCGGATCAGAAGCTGATTGTCGCAAAAGGAACGACGGCTGAGACCTATTTTACGAAAAATTATCCTGACATCAAGCTGCTCAAATTCGATCAGTACACGGAAATTTTCTCAGCTCTCAAAGACAAGCGCGGCGCTGCCATCGCTAACGATAATACAGAGCTGATCGCTTGGGCGAAAGCCAATCCCGGCTTCACCGTAACCATTCCGGCCTTTGGCGGCCAGGATACGATTGCACCCGCAGTAGCGAAGGGAAATAAGGAGCTGTTAGACTGGATCAACAATGAGCTGGCTACATTAGGCAAGGAAAACTTTGTGCATCAAGCCTACAAGGACACACTGACCTCTGTTTACGGAGAAGGCTTTACAGACCAATTGGTCGTAGAGGGCGGCAAAGTGGAATAA